The Mesoterricola silvestris sequence CTCATCCGCGGTGGCATCCTGAATCTGGGCGGCCTCCTCCTTGAAATTCACGAGGGCCTTGGAGGGGACCGTCCACCGCCAGCCAGGCACCCTACGGGCCAGGCCCTGGAGGGCGAGGTTGCTGAGGATCGCGCGCGTATCGCGGGTGGTGAGGCCGGTCCGGTATGCCACCTCCTGGACCGTAGGCGATCCCAGCTGCTGGACGGCATCCAGCACCCTGGTTTCTCGCATCTGCTGGAGATTCATTTGAGTTCCTCGGGGAAAAGGGGGGTAGGGATCCCGGCTCGAACCGCTCTCGGATCCTGCTGATCGAGCGATTTGAGGTAGGCGACTCGCCGGGGCCAGCACGTCGAGCCGAAACCTCGGGCTCTGGCCTCAGGGGTCTTCAGGCGCCGCCGGCACATCCGACAGCGGGGGAAATCAGGGGAGGGGTCATCCATCGTGGTCTCGGCCAGCCTGAAAGCGCCGGGGCCCGTGCCCCGGCGCGAGGCCCCGGATTACGCGATGACGGGGATCTCCAGGCCGAAGCCCTCCATGGCCTCCCGGATGGTCTTCATGGCGTCCACCTTCCACCGGCCGCCGTCCGCCTCGATGAGCATGAGGGCGGGGCCGTTGTCTGTGATCCGGGCGCGGAACACGAACTCGGATACCGGTTGGGCCACCTCGGGGAAGGTCCTGAAGGGCGCCAGGGCCACTCGCGGCTTGATGGTCACCTGGGCCTTGTGGCTGAGCCCGGCCTTGATAGTGGCTTTCTGGGTGAACCCGTTGTCATCGCTCGTGCTCGTGGCCTCGTTGGTGATGCTGGATGCCAGGTTGAGCACGTAGTCCTTGTCCTCGCTCTCCGCGAAGAGCGAGGCGATGGCGATAGAAAAGGACTCCTGGTCGATCCACTGGCCGAACTTGAACTTGTCGAAGGA is a genomic window containing:
- a CDS encoding DUF6011 domain-containing protein; translation: MDDPSPDFPRCRMCRRRLKTPEARARGFGSTCWPRRVAYLKSLDQQDPRAVRAGIPTPLFPEELK